The following proteins are encoded in a genomic region of Caldalkalibacillus thermarum:
- a CDS encoding efflux RND transporter periplasmic adaptor subunit translates to MGKKLLVMVAGLLGLGLFLALNAALGENAGDGFERPALNTKRLEPQTVEHLLPVEGQVVPAETQLVYLHAHPAQIEEIYVRAGDAVEEGTPLFRYIQQADEQGRAWDIEEERLTLQRDHLDDLAGWAEDHISNLDKYIGQLEQRAAGAEEEEQNTGDQALLYDLLLTKGEWEYRQRELEFKRRLAETEQKQLEHEKQLAEQQSEDGIVYSRIDGIVTSIQLPQGSNGEHGKPFMTIESTEAVLAEARLSAEETAHLLPGQTVRLEADVLPEETFTGVVSAVYYAPQAGETEPKQDEQTGISTDPDRPYVVLVEVEQPAALLKHGYQVKMDITLETIEGAWVVPEYSIVHKDDTAYVYLYDEGTLTRREVQTGIETEEGVQITEGIGPDDDLVLAPSFRRLLKDFLLFNRLWPFTG, encoded by the coding sequence ATGGGGAAAAAGCTGTTGGTCATGGTGGCGGGACTTTTGGGTCTGGGCCTGTTTTTGGCCCTGAATGCGGCGCTGGGTGAGAACGCCGGGGATGGATTTGAGCGGCCGGCGCTGAACACCAAGCGGCTTGAGCCCCAAACGGTGGAGCACCTTTTGCCTGTTGAAGGGCAGGTGGTCCCGGCCGAAACCCAGTTGGTTTATCTTCATGCCCACCCGGCCCAAATAGAGGAGATCTATGTCAGGGCAGGGGATGCAGTTGAGGAAGGAACCCCCCTCTTCCGTTATATTCAACAGGCGGATGAGCAGGGGCGGGCGTGGGACATTGAAGAAGAACGTCTGACCCTCCAGCGGGATCATCTTGACGATTTGGCCGGCTGGGCGGAAGACCACATCAGCAATCTGGACAAGTATATTGGCCAGTTGGAACAGCGGGCAGCTGGAGCAGAAGAAGAGGAACAAAATACGGGTGATCAAGCCCTGTTGTATGATTTGCTGCTGACCAAAGGCGAATGGGAGTACAGGCAGCGTGAACTTGAGTTTAAGCGCCGGCTGGCGGAGACCGAGCAGAAACAGCTGGAACACGAAAAACAGTTGGCTGAGCAACAGTCAGAAGACGGAATCGTGTACAGCCGCATAGACGGTATTGTTACCAGTATTCAGCTTCCACAGGGCAGTAACGGGGAGCATGGGAAACCTTTTATGACCATCGAGTCGACGGAGGCTGTGTTGGCCGAAGCACGGCTGTCGGCCGAAGAGACAGCGCACCTCTTGCCGGGACAGACGGTCCGCCTTGAGGCCGATGTTTTGCCTGAGGAGACATTCACCGGCGTTGTTTCAGCGGTATACTACGCGCCGCAAGCCGGGGAAACAGAACCGAAACAAGATGAGCAGACCGGCATTTCCACCGATCCGGACCGCCCTTATGTTGTGCTGGTTGAGGTGGAGCAGCCGGCAGCGCTCTTGAAGCATGGCTACCAGGTGAAGATGGATATCACGCTGGAAACGATTGAAGGGGCATGGGTGGTGCCAGAGTACAGCATTGTGCACAAGGATGACACCGCCTATGTCTACCTGTATGACGAGGGAACCCTCACCCGCCGCGAGGTGCAAACGGGGATTGAAACAGAGGAGGGCGTCCAGATCACAGAAGGCATCGGTCCGGATGATGATCTGGTCCTGGCCCCGTCTTTCCGGAGACTGCTGAAAGATTTCCTGCTCTTTAACCGCTTATGGCCTTTCACAGGTTAA
- the mntA gene encoding type VII toxin-antitoxin system MntA family adenylyltransferase antitoxin, which produces MLTTAQQQRIIDVLTTKLSPWVIYLFGSYAQGTERPDSDLDLAVAAESVVEPYTLFMTGQEIASLIDKEVDLVNLKAASTVFQVQIISTGQVIYCTNENRRLQYEATILKMYARLNEERKAILDGIKERGSIYDT; this is translated from the coding sequence ATGTTAACCACTGCACAGCAACAGCGCATTATTGATGTATTAACAACGAAACTCTCCCCTTGGGTGATCTATCTGTTTGGTTCATATGCACAAGGAACGGAGCGGCCAGACAGTGACCTTGATCTGGCAGTTGCCGCTGAAAGCGTTGTTGAGCCCTATACACTGTTTATGACTGGCCAGGAGATTGCCTCCTTGATCGACAAGGAAGTGGACCTTGTTAACCTTAAGGCCGCTTCAACGGTGTTCCAGGTGCAAATCATATCCACCGGGCAGGTGATCTACTGTACAAATGAAAACCGGCGCCTCCAGTACGAAGCAACCATCTTGAAAATGTATGCCCGGCTGAATGAGGAGCGGAAAGCCATTTTGGACGGGATTAAAGAAAGGGGGAGTATCTATGACACCTGA
- a CDS encoding S8 family serine peptidase translates to MKCRMTGKWGAVLLVIALLFTYIPSATANEQGDVLDRLAPLYGSYDLYSRSSVTVIVEIESPSLVEAKHLGISQTQGYLASKRQQVINHIQAEIPSAEIGTEYEYLFSGMAITLPALAIPKLLVTPGVRAVYPNVTYSVDMNLDKGLIYQFNPEIMDSPSLRGLERVREQWGYTGKNVKVAIVDTGVDYTHPDLQNAFGEYKGWDFVDNNDDPQETTAGNPGGEATTHGTHIAGIIAADGDLSGIAPGVTLLAYRVIGPGGTGTTERVLAALDRAVQDEADIINLSLSGEQPDWALGKAIHWAQAENAIVITSVDMHAPVDPSTLRADNPLPPVVVGTLPLTAIEYGADFDFSGQVQLKNINVIGYRENQDVSKLAEGNYDIAYVAFNDVQEIRRMDLKGQIAVMSDKQLPIIDYVKALDQAGAEAVIIYMTEEEPQPLLIPGLPLPTFAISYEEAVRIYQAMREGKDQISVNLKQIQVSDESWARSKGDQPGSHPVKPDLLAPGQRIISTIATHQLEAPHGYAAAHGAQISAAHVSGAVALLLEAGHLADERLMTDEMKDLLFQTADRQNDLAFERGEITGTGSDGARLDLWKAVQQLKSNQNQTDNNAQAKGRDQADQNDGTVLDAAFHVKERGASAFDLELELNRPVDLVQFWVFSETYEYMGAIDTYVAAEGRVRIEGWNGVIEQQPLPEGTYYVIAYIEHHGQSEYVYGEAIQLEKRNAERASLLHAPRDLALR, encoded by the coding sequence ATGAAGTGCAGAATGACGGGAAAATGGGGAGCGGTGCTCCTCGTGATAGCCCTCTTGTTTACATATATCCCATCTGCCACAGCGAATGAGCAGGGAGATGTCCTTGACCGTCTGGCCCCCTTGTACGGCTCTTATGATTTATACAGCCGCTCATCTGTTACGGTGATTGTTGAAATTGAGTCGCCGTCACTGGTTGAGGCCAAACATCTGGGTATCTCCCAAACACAAGGGTATTTGGCCAGCAAGCGCCAGCAAGTGATTAACCATATTCAGGCTGAGATTCCGTCCGCTGAGATCGGCACGGAATATGAATATCTTTTCTCGGGAATGGCGATCACACTGCCGGCCCTTGCGATTCCCAAGCTCCTTGTCACGCCGGGGGTCAGGGCGGTCTATCCCAATGTGACCTATTCGGTGGATATGAATCTGGATAAAGGGCTGATTTACCAGTTTAATCCGGAAATCATGGATTCACCTTCCTTGAGAGGGTTGGAACGGGTCAGGGAACAATGGGGCTACACAGGAAAAAATGTCAAGGTGGCCATCGTGGATACGGGGGTGGATTACACCCACCCCGATTTGCAAAATGCCTTTGGTGAATATAAGGGATGGGACTTTGTGGATAACAATGATGATCCGCAGGAGACCACAGCGGGCAATCCTGGCGGAGAAGCCACGACCCACGGCACCCACATTGCCGGCATCATTGCGGCCGATGGCGACCTGAGCGGAATTGCCCCTGGAGTGACCCTGCTTGCCTACCGGGTGATTGGTCCAGGCGGAACTGGCACCACAGAACGTGTGCTGGCTGCCTTGGATCGCGCGGTGCAGGATGAAGCGGATATCATTAATCTCTCCCTGTCTGGAGAACAGCCTGATTGGGCGCTGGGCAAGGCTATTCACTGGGCACAGGCTGAGAATGCCATTGTGATTACATCGGTGGATATGCATGCGCCGGTTGATCCTAGCACTCTAAGGGCCGATAACCCTCTGCCGCCGGTTGTCGTGGGTACGCTGCCCCTGACCGCCATTGAGTATGGTGCCGATTTTGACTTCTCCGGACAGGTGCAGCTCAAAAATATCAATGTGATTGGCTACAGGGAGAACCAGGATGTCAGTAAGCTGGCAGAGGGGAACTATGACATTGCCTATGTGGCCTTTAACGATGTGCAGGAAATCAGGCGGATGGATCTCAAGGGGCAGATTGCCGTCATGAGTGATAAGCAGTTGCCCATTATCGACTATGTGAAGGCGCTGGATCAAGCCGGAGCTGAAGCAGTGATCATTTACATGACGGAAGAAGAACCGCAGCCTCTGCTTATTCCTGGCTTGCCTCTGCCGACCTTTGCCATTTCATATGAAGAAGCTGTGCGGATTTATCAGGCAATGCGGGAGGGCAAGGATCAAATATCCGTCAACCTGAAACAGATTCAAGTTTCGGACGAGAGTTGGGCCAGAAGCAAGGGTGACCAGCCAGGGTCCCACCCGGTCAAGCCGGATCTTCTGGCACCTGGCCAGCGCATTATCAGCACCATCGCCACCCATCAGCTGGAAGCCCCTCACGGCTATGCGGCAGCGCATGGTGCCCAGATCTCTGCCGCCCATGTCAGCGGTGCTGTGGCGCTTCTGCTGGAAGCCGGCCACTTGGCAGATGAGCGGTTAATGACGGATGAGATGAAAGATTTACTGTTCCAAACGGCAGACAGACAAAATGATCTCGCCTTTGAGAGAGGCGAAATAACCGGCACCGGGAGTGACGGTGCCCGACTCGATCTGTGGAAAGCTGTCCAACAGCTTAAGTCCAACCAGAATCAAACTGATAACAACGCTCAGGCCAAAGGTAGAGACCAGGCAGACCAGAATGACGGGACCGTCCTGGATGCTGCCTTCCATGTGAAAGAGAGGGGAGCGTCCGCCTTTGACTTGGAGCTTGAATTGAACCGTCCCGTTGATCTGGTTCAGTTTTGGGTGTTCTCTGAGACCTATGAATACATGGGGGCCATTGACACCTATGTAGCGGCGGAGGGGCGGGTCCGTATCGAGGGCTGGAACGGCGTAATTGAACAACAACCTTTGCCCGAAGGAACCTATTATGTGATTGCCTATATTGAACATCATGGACAAAGTGAGTATGTGTACGGCGAAGCGATCCAGCTGGAGAAGAGGAACGCAGAGCGTGCCTCCTTGCTGCACGCCCCTCGGGATCTGGCTTTAAGATAA
- a CDS encoding cell wall-binding repeat-containing protein, with amino-acid sequence MSSFFRLPMKRWLILLLAIALAGTAWPPATAASSPSSINVQAAKEMLPAENGEWQLLAREGTLTVPVKPGATALEVVLPKNGPAVTAPAGWKTEVKQVTNKQVILHLVPESASVQGTVQLTFTALPQETEDPRVLSLSWVGGGEETSETSLSVSQYAPASTGTAPAPVYISDSKMTLRPLNDGHIEVRGPSATRKYAGHILIEESGGKISLTNRVRLDLYLQGVVPREMPASFGVEALKAQAVAARTYAQRLDFGSKPDRRLLDTQAHQVYGGIYDDPTWSPRVKNAVSSTDGRTLMYAGNLAATLYSSANGGMIEASAYAFSTGQGTQYPYMQARPDRYLYNGNNVIPETYGQRTANGFRPPANVYEWTVTLNARDIEQQWPQIGQFQNIRITQRTPGNGANWIEISGSKGKVNVSGHQFRSAFGTMVIRSTQFDLKVNATKSQVTVNGKGFGHRTGMSQWGAQGLSNLGANYQQILSHYYPGTTLSKRYSDTEKTVHVRLFGGTARNSWLITAPEGAELLDSSGKRVRTLSKGQLYELKPANVERIKGDNRYGTAAAISSNWKQADTVIIARGDDYADALAGVPLAHKLNAPILLTGSNNLPPETRQELERLKPAQVILLGKTKAISEDVKSAIEKINPGSEVTRIGGDNRYDTARLIAAHVAPEGVSAAVIVNGQDFPDAISVAPFAGRNGYPILLVTRDQIPLETQEALEQLQPGNTYVIGGPAAIDEGLLPEAKRLYGSNRFETNLDVLKHFKATGQPLYVATGLDYADALTGAVLAAKQNRGILLVSRTVPPKTEAYFKQHGLPPFTVFGGQSAVSDQVAYQLLHLLK; translated from the coding sequence ATGTCGAGCTTTTTCCGCCTTCCAATGAAACGCTGGCTGATCCTGTTGTTAGCCATTGCACTGGCTGGCACAGCATGGCCGCCGGCAACAGCTGCTTCATCCCCTTCTTCCATCAATGTCCAGGCTGCGAAAGAGATGCTGCCAGCAGAGAATGGTGAGTGGCAGTTACTTGCCCGGGAGGGAACATTGACCGTGCCTGTTAAACCCGGTGCTACTGCACTGGAAGTGGTGCTTCCCAAAAACGGCCCCGCCGTAACGGCACCGGCTGGCTGGAAGACAGAGGTAAAACAAGTCACAAACAAGCAGGTGATCCTGCATCTTGTACCGGAAAGCGCCTCTGTTCAAGGCACTGTGCAGCTGACCTTTACAGCGCTGCCCCAGGAGACAGAAGATCCCAGGGTGTTAAGTTTGTCCTGGGTTGGCGGCGGGGAAGAGACAAGCGAGACAAGCCTGTCTGTCAGCCAGTATGCGCCCGCTTCCACTGGCACTGCCCCGGCCCCGGTGTACATCAGTGACAGCAAAATGACCTTGCGTCCCTTGAACGACGGCCATATTGAAGTTCGCGGACCTTCCGCCACGCGCAAATATGCCGGTCACATCTTAATCGAGGAATCCGGCGGAAAAATCTCCTTGACCAACCGTGTCCGCCTGGATCTCTATCTGCAAGGGGTTGTGCCGCGGGAAATGCCGGCTTCATTCGGCGTAGAAGCGCTAAAAGCACAGGCCGTAGCCGCCCGCACCTATGCTCAACGCCTTGACTTCGGCAGCAAACCGGACCGGAGACTGTTAGACACCCAGGCCCACCAGGTCTACGGGGGCATCTATGATGATCCTACCTGGTCTCCCCGTGTAAAGAATGCGGTGAGCAGCACCGACGGCCGCACCCTGATGTACGCCGGGAACCTGGCTGCCACCTTGTACAGCTCAGCCAACGGGGGCATGATTGAAGCCTCCGCCTATGCCTTCAGCACAGGGCAGGGGACCCAGTATCCCTACATGCAGGCCCGCCCTGACCGCTATCTGTACAATGGCAATAATGTGATCCCGGAAACCTACGGGCAACGAACAGCCAACGGCTTCCGGCCTCCGGCCAATGTCTATGAATGGACAGTGACGCTGAACGCAAGGGATATTGAGCAGCAATGGCCCCAGATCGGCCAGTTCCAAAACATTCGCATTACACAACGCACGCCGGGAAACGGGGCCAACTGGATTGAAATCAGCGGTTCCAAAGGGAAGGTAAATGTCTCCGGCCACCAGTTCCGCTCTGCTTTTGGAACCATGGTCATCCGCTCCACCCAGTTTGATCTGAAAGTGAATGCAACCAAGAGTCAAGTAACAGTCAACGGAAAAGGCTTCGGTCACCGGACCGGGATGTCCCAGTGGGGAGCCCAGGGCCTGTCCAATTTGGGAGCCAACTATCAGCAGATCCTGTCCCACTATTATCCGGGAACAACACTCTCCAAGCGCTACTCTGATACAGAGAAGACCGTCCATGTCCGGTTGTTTGGCGGTACAGCCCGGAACAGCTGGCTGATTACAGCCCCGGAGGGTGCCGAATTGCTGGACAGCTCCGGCAAACGCGTGCGGACACTGAGTAAGGGCCAATTGTATGAACTGAAACCTGCTAACGTAGAACGCATCAAGGGAGACAACCGGTACGGCACAGCTGCTGCCATCAGCTCCAACTGGAAACAGGCGGATACCGTGATTATAGCCCGCGGGGATGATTACGCCGATGCCCTGGCCGGCGTTCCCCTCGCCCATAAGCTAAACGCACCGATTCTGCTCACGGGCTCAAACAACCTGCCGCCAGAAACCAGACAGGAGCTGGAGCGTCTCAAACCAGCCCAGGTGATTTTGCTTGGAAAAACTAAGGCAATCAGCGAGGACGTGAAATCTGCGATCGAAAAGATCAATCCGGGCAGTGAAGTGACACGCATTGGCGGTGATAACCGGTATGATACTGCCCGTTTGATTGCCGCCCATGTGGCTCCGGAAGGCGTGTCTGCTGCCGTTATTGTCAATGGCCAGGATTTTCCTGATGCCATCTCAGTCGCACCTTTTGCCGGCCGAAACGGCTACCCGATTCTTCTGGTCACAAGGGATCAGATCCCTCTTGAAACCCAAGAGGCGTTGGAGCAGCTTCAGCCCGGGAACACTTATGTGATTGGCGGCCCGGCAGCAATTGATGAGGGATTATTGCCTGAAGCTAAACGCCTCTACGGCAGTAACCGCTTTGAAACGAATTTGGACGTGCTCAAACACTTTAAGGCCACAGGCCAGCCGCTCTATGTGGCCACCGGATTGGATTATGCCGATGCCTTAACCGGTGCGGTGCTGGCAGCCAAACAAAACCGGGGCATCCTGCTGGTCTCCCGCACAGTGCCCCCCAAAACAGAAGCCTATTTCAAACAGCATGGCTTGCCGCCGTTCACTGTCTTTGGCGGGCAGTCAGCCGTCTCTGACCAGGTGGCTTACCAACTGTTACACCTGCTCAAGTAG
- a CDS encoding cell wall-binding repeat-containing protein yields the protein MSNLRKKLSILLTIALVFTLLTPALASADSHAEEVVKRIAGADRYETSAEIALDAYGKADTVIVVNGENKFGFADGLTASVLASALDAPILLTAADKLPGSVADAIEELGATTAYILGGTTAVSEAVEDDLAKLVDDVERLSGSNRFETAVEIAKAAGTQSDVAYIVNGFANADAMVAGAAAFAYGQPILLVQKDEVPEVTAQALAELGIKEVVIVGGEVVVSAKVVEALKADYDVSRVAGNNRYETSAAFAEAAFAEVEAVGVVNGWSLADAVGASVYGNPILYANADGKGLDKSVEAYIDALLEENHNLKIQIFGGTQVVSADLAAKLQEKVEAAIPQELAVVSVNALNARDIAIEFNKEVDKLTAENKSNYEVKVNNEVVVATNYEVSVHETNGKVVKLVLNQSNRLSNGDVVTLTVKKEVLAKADLKGMTEDYQVTLPVFSDTTPPSITEVDVDGNDVVIKFDDYIASVEHVKLNGVTHSTVSVNEKTVRLTNANNPTLKSGTHTVQVYKAKDLVGNTAAYLSASFTITEDTTIPALVSIEPKSENQFTLKFNKTLVQNPKVIVKKNGYDLNVLSINQSLTDSTLYTVTVGDAQIPLYNDGETSVTLSVTVTNIKDSNNNYGSPVTKSIVLSKDTTPPAVVQNHSRIDGNNILIQFNEEIRNPNATKIIVTNKDGVRLTGFGSSIVSDPRHGDNTVLQLAFASLAPGEYTINLGAGAVQDLAGNQNAATTLKLTKQSGTVADVTVNVNDTTNNVIHLQYSVNMTNSAVSASNYKIDGAALPAGTILYFEDNKQNVKIELPEGSIAKTETYLLTISENVVAENGAKVKDEDRNKLITLYDNVKPELISAKKVNETTLELTFSEALAPLPDAPAKEDWLNDFIVKINGVTVNATDISQPVPNKLVLTLPTYNVNQTVTVTVKDSNLDVKDLAGNKIKPGTTVTATK from the coding sequence GTGAGTAACTTACGCAAAAAGCTCTCTATTCTCTTGACGATTGCTTTGGTGTTTACACTGTTGACACCTGCATTGGCTTCAGCTGATTCCCACGCTGAAGAGGTTGTTAAGAGAATAGCTGGTGCTGATCGTTATGAAACATCTGCTGAAATCGCACTTGACGCTTACGGAAAAGCAGACACTGTCATCGTCGTTAATGGTGAAAATAAGTTTGGTTTTGCTGATGGTTTGACTGCCAGTGTGCTGGCGAGTGCATTGGATGCTCCAATCCTGCTCACTGCAGCTGACAAACTTCCTGGCTCAGTTGCTGATGCCATCGAAGAATTGGGTGCAACTACTGCTTATATCCTCGGTGGTACAACTGCCGTTTCTGAAGCAGTTGAGGACGATCTGGCTAAATTGGTAGACGATGTAGAGCGTCTTTCCGGTAGCAACCGTTTTGAAACTGCTGTAGAAATTGCCAAAGCAGCTGGTACTCAATCTGATGTAGCTTACATTGTAAACGGCTTTGCCAACGCTGACGCTATGGTTGCCGGTGCTGCCGCTTTCGCTTACGGTCAACCGATCCTGCTGGTTCAAAAAGATGAAGTGCCTGAAGTCACTGCTCAAGCATTGGCTGAACTCGGCATTAAAGAAGTTGTCATTGTCGGCGGAGAAGTTGTTGTAAGTGCTAAAGTTGTTGAAGCACTTAAAGCTGACTATGATGTATCCCGCGTTGCTGGCAACAACCGTTATGAAACCAGCGCTGCCTTTGCTGAAGCTGCCTTTGCTGAAGTAGAAGCTGTCGGTGTTGTGAACGGTTGGAGCCTGGCTGATGCTGTCGGTGCTTCCGTCTATGGCAACCCGATCCTTTACGCTAACGCCGATGGCAAAGGTCTGGACAAATCCGTAGAAGCATACATTGATGCACTGCTTGAAGAGAACCACAACCTGAAGATCCAAATCTTCGGCGGTACGCAAGTTGTTTCTGCTGACCTTGCTGCCAAACTGCAAGAAAAAGTAGAAGCAGCTATTCCTCAAGAACTGGCTGTTGTTTCTGTAAATGCTCTTAACGCTAGAGATATTGCAATTGAGTTTAATAAAGAAGTTGATAAGTTAACAGCAGAAAACAAAAGCAACTATGAAGTTAAAGTTAACAACGAAGTAGTCGTTGCTACTAATTATGAAGTTTCTGTTCATGAAACAAATGGCAAAGTTGTGAAGCTTGTATTAAATCAAAGTAATAGATTATCTAATGGAGATGTTGTAACGCTTACTGTCAAAAAAGAAGTTCTTGCTAAAGCCGACCTTAAAGGGATGACTGAAGATTACCAAGTAACTCTTCCGGTATTCAGTGACACCACACCTCCATCAATTACTGAAGTTGATGTTGACGGAAACGATGTTGTCATCAAATTCGATGACTATATTGCTAGTGTTGAGCATGTGAAACTTAATGGCGTAACTCATTCAACTGTAAGTGTTAATGAAAAGACTGTCAGGTTAACTAATGCAAACAATCCTACTCTTAAGAGTGGCACACACACAGTTCAGGTATATAAAGCAAAAGACTTGGTAGGAAACACAGCTGCATACTTGTCAGCATCATTTACTATTACAGAAGATACAACAATTCCTGCTTTGGTAAGCATCGAACCTAAATCCGAGAATCAGTTTACATTAAAATTTAATAAAACATTGGTTCAAAATCCAAAAGTTATTGTCAAAAAGAACGGGTATGATTTGAATGTTCTCAGCATCAACCAAAGCTTAACGGACAGCACCCTTTATACTGTAACAGTAGGAGATGCGCAAATTCCGCTCTACAATGATGGGGAAACCTCTGTCACCTTATCGGTAACTGTTACTAATATTAAAGATAGCAACAATAACTACGGCAGCCCAGTTACAAAGAGCATTGTTCTTTCCAAAGACACTACACCTCCTGCCGTAGTACAAAACCATAGCAGAATCGATGGAAACAATATTTTAATTCAGTTTAATGAAGAGATTAGAAATCCAAATGCCACTAAAATTATTGTTACCAATAAAGATGGGGTTAGACTGACTGGTTTTGGTTCAAGTATTGTAAGTGATCCAAGACATGGAGATAATACAGTACTTCAACTTGCATTTGCATCTCTTGCACCTGGTGAGTATACTATTAACCTGGGTGCTGGTGCAGTACAAGACTTGGCAGGCAACCAAAATGCTGCCACAACGCTCAAGCTAACTAAACAATCTGGAACAGTTGCAGATGTAACGGTAAATGTTAATGATACAACTAATAATGTAATTCACTTGCAGTATAGCGTAAATATGACCAACTCTGCTGTTTCAGCATCTAATTACAAGATTGATGGTGCAGCGTTGCCAGCAGGTACTATCTTGTACTTTGAAGATAACAAACAAAATGTGAAAATTGAATTACCCGAAGGTTCAATTGCAAAAACAGAAACATATCTGTTAACAATTTCTGAAAACGTCGTAGCTGAAAACGGAGCAAAAGTGAAAGATGAAGACAGAAACAAATTAATCACTCTTTATGACAATGTAAAACCTGAATTAATTTCTGCCAAAAAAGTTAACGAAACAACACTAGAACTAACTTTCAGTGAGGCTTTGGCACCTTTACCTGATGCACCTGCTAAAGAAGACTGGTTAAATGACTTTATTGTAAAAATCAACGGTGTAACTGTTAACGCAACAGATATTTCTCAACCGGTACCCAACAAGCTTGTATTAACCTTACCAACGTACAATGTCAATCAAACTGTAACAGTGACTGTAAAAGATTCTAACCTTGATGTTAAAGA
- the hepT gene encoding type VII toxin-antitoxin system HepT family RNase toxin: protein MTPDVILNKTQVIERCLKRIDEEYANNPANLYNYTKQDSIILNLQRACEASIDLAMHLIARHKWDIPQSSRDAFDILHQHGVISASLAKRMKAMVGFRNIAVHDYQALNLNIVQQIITKHLADFRHFSKAVLNSLSDEQK from the coding sequence ATGACACCTGATGTGATCCTTAACAAAACCCAGGTGATTGAGCGCTGCCTGAAACGTATTGATGAAGAATATGCCAACAACCCTGCCAATCTGTACAACTATACCAAGCAAGATTCCATTATTCTTAATCTGCAAAGAGCATGCGAAGCCAGCATCGATTTGGCTATGCATCTGATTGCCAGGCATAAATGGGATATACCGCAAAGCAGCCGTGATGCTTTCGACATTCTGCACCAGCATGGTGTCATCAGTGCCTCTCTGGCCAAGCGGATGAAAGCGATGGTTGGCTTCCGCAATATTGCTGTTCACGATTACCAGGCTTTAAACCTCAATATTGTTCAACAAATCATTACCAAGCATCTTGCTGATTTCCGGCACTTTTCCAAGGCTGTGTTAAACAGCCTCAGCGATGAACAAAAATAG
- a CDS encoding LCP family glycopolymer transferase, protein MSKKVLLIMMSILCATVLGIGIYGYSLYSSLNKTTESIYEPLERGETSKLREKKPDEDDPVSILLLGIDARPGERGRTDTIMVMTINPQQNNAYLLSIPRDTRTEIVGRGVQDKINHAYAFGGIDMTIDTVENFLDIPIDYYALVNMEGFVSIIDILGGVTVEVTQNFDYEGYSFREGEMTMDGQAALAYSRMRKQDPRGDFGRNDRQRQIIMALVNEAASVKTLWKMDAIMEVIEANVRTNKSQEDINRLSKHYLDAARNIESLTLHGQGQMINGIYYFIVDEGERQRIQSILKDHMQLNE, encoded by the coding sequence ATGTCAAAAAAAGTTCTTTTAATTATGATGTCTATCCTGTGCGCAACTGTACTTGGGATTGGCATTTATGGTTATTCCTTATACAGCTCTTTAAATAAAACCACAGAAAGTATTTATGAACCTCTGGAACGGGGGGAAACATCCAAACTGAGAGAGAAGAAGCCGGACGAAGACGATCCGGTCTCGATCTTGCTGCTCGGCATTGATGCCCGGCCAGGTGAACGGGGACGGACAGACACCATCATGGTGATGACGATTAACCCCCAACAAAACAATGCCTATCTGTTAAGTATTCCCAGAGATACGCGCACCGAAATTGTGGGGCGGGGGGTTCAGGATAAAATCAACCATGCCTATGCTTTTGGCGGCATTGACATGACCATCGACACGGTGGAAAACTTTTTAGACATCCCCATTGACTACTATGCGTTAGTCAATATGGAAGGCTTTGTCTCCATCATTGATATTCTAGGCGGCGTGACCGTAGAAGTGACACAAAACTTTGATTATGAGGGGTACTCCTTCCGGGAAGGGGAAATGACCATGGACGGCCAGGCCGCCCTGGCCTATTCCCGCATGCGCAAACAGGACCCCCGCGGTGATTTTGGGCGCAATGACCGGCAGCGCCAAATTATTATGGCGCTGGTCAACGAAGCAGCGTCTGTCAAAACCCTGTGGAAAATGGACGCTATCATGGAAGTGATTGAAGCCAATGTGCGCACTAACAAGAGCCAAGAGGACATCAACCGCCTGAGCAAACATTATCTGGATGCGGCCCGCAATATAGAATCGCTCACTTTACACGGGCAGGGGCAAATGATTAACGGCATTTATTACTTTATTGTTGATGAAGGGGAGCGCCAGCGCATCCAATCTATTTTAAAAGATCATATGCAGCTTAATGAGTAA